The nucleotide sequence ATAACTTATGTACAATACAGAAGGTAACATAAACACTGTACATCATAACAGATATGTTGTTCgtgagaagaaaagaaacggaACATAACCATACATCAGGTCACAAGTTAACCTTCAACAGCCGTAGCCAAAGCCTGCTGAGCGAGCTTCTTGTTCCGCTTCACCAACGCATTAAGCTTCTTATCAATCGAATCCAGCTCCTTCCGTGAAGTTTCGAGTTCCTTCTGCGACTTGATGGCGAACGAACGCAGCTCTTCGTCTGTCATGCCGACAACGTCGTCGAGATCGGGGATATGGCCCATAACCACGCCGGCGGCACCAAGCATGTGCTTAGCGGTAGCTGCGGCAAAGGACCGGACAGAAGCAGCCGTTGCGTTGACCAGTTCAGCAGTGTTGGCAATGGCCCAGTTGTGGGTTCGGGTGCTGTCTGCCTCCATTGCAGAGAGGACGTTGGGAGGGTTTCCAGGGGCAATGTTTTCGGTTCCTGAGAAGGATGCGGTGGGGGACCCCGAAGTAAGACCGGCCGCAGCGTCGTCCACCCAGCAGAGGTTGAAATTCTCCGGCGTAGCAAAGAGTGCATCGAGACCACCACCACGGTTGGTCGTATCGGGTTCCGTGATGGGGGCGGCGGGATATTCTTGGAAGGAATCGACGGTCCACGCAATGCTTTTCTCCAGAGCGAGAtatctctcttcctcctcgggcGACAAGTGGTGCAAAACGCATCCCCGGGGACTAATGAGACAACGATCCTTCAACATGTTGGAGTCTGCGTTGATACGGACTGGCTCTCCACGAAGCAGAGTCTTGCGATCTTCGTCCGTCAACTCAATTGGGTGCTTCAACGTTTCATAGTCTTCTGCCAAGCATTTCATATCGAACCGTTGACTTAGATTGGCCGGGTTGAACAACGGGTGGTTGTTGAGGTCAAGAGTCCCGGATCTATGAAGCTGAGAAAGCAACATCTGTAGGGGATGTGTGCGCTCTGAAAACAATTCCTTCACCGAGTTCTCACTGGCTTCAGCGTCCTTGAGCATCTGTTCTACGGTGTTGTTCGACCGCCACGTCTCCTCAGCGGGTTTCGCATCAGAAACAGGGGCTTTCTCCTCAGTAGGACTGGGCTTGCTCTCCTTGGGCTGCTTGTCCTGCGCCTTCTCCTTTTGCGCTTTCTCATCAACACTCTTGACAGCGGCCTCGTTAGACTTGGCAGGTTCAGCAGTACTTTCTGCAGCTGCACTCGATGGTCGCGCATTGGTGCTGGCCGGCGCCTTCTTGGTCTTACGCTTGCGTCCAATGATTGGTGCAATAACTGGTTCTTCCGCCAACACAGATGCCGTTTCAATCTTCTTTGCCTCGGCCTCTTTCGCCTTCtgtcttctttccttcttggcCTGGCTCTTGGTCATGGACCGCACAGGTGCAGATCCGATCCTAGATGACGCAGGAGGCGAATTGGCACGAGAGACGGATGCGGACGTGTACTGGTCAACTTCAGACCCACCATCGCCTGGCGTCTCTGGCCGACTGTTAGAAGAGATACTCGGTATCCTAGAACGAGCTTTCGCTGTCGCCTGGTTAGATGACACGGACTGATTGGCAGAAACAGGGGGTGGCGTCTCGGTCTTGGGTGTGTCCACAACACGAAGAACCCGGTGCTGACGAGGGGCAGACGAATCAGATAAACGCGAAACACCGGTCATCGGGGTATTGGGACGAGAGCCAAGAGCAGATGATGGCGCTTGTCCGTGAGCACTCTGGACCGATGGTTCCACCTTGAAAGGAGAGGATTCTGGTGGCGGAGCGGTAGTGTCCGGTAGATcgagtttcattggctttGGCTTCGTAGTCGTAGGTGTTTCCTTCTTGTCGCCAATGGCCGTCAATTCACTTTTAGACTGAGTTCGAGACTTGCTAGCGGACTTTGACACGGGCGAGCCCAGCGAGATCTGCGAAGCATTCTTGACCCTGCTCGACGAAGGCGCAGCATCTGGAGTCTCCTTAGGTTCCGGTGATTGACGTCGGGAAATGATTTCTTGAGACTGGGACGGTGTGCCAACCCGAGAGAATGGGTGACTCAAGCCGGGAGGCACTGACGTCGCTGGACTTGACGGGTTCAACGGACTTTGCAGCAGAGATGATGCCAGATGAGACTGCGGCAAGGGAAGCCCTGGTGGAAGCGTTGGAGTTCCGGTGCGAATCGACCCGTGGGAGTCGGAGAGATGCTGAGCGCGCGAGAGGAATCCAAAACTGTCGACTGGACGCTTGTCCTTGGGCTGCGCACCGAGAGGTGGGAATTCTTCGTCAACTGATTAAACACTCGTCAGCTTCCCGTCTCACAGAGTTTTGAGTGATGAGcaacaaaaagaaataaaaaaagaaaatgacGGCGAGAATGACGGCCACAAGAAACAGAACAATGAAAGCACGCTGCGAGACTCTGCAGACGAATGACGACAAGACAGTCGAGCGATACGCATGGGCAGGCACAATTAATTACACGGAAATCCTAGGCCGGTCTGACCAGGCACACAAAGCAAGGGACTATATGAACAGTTATTGTGAGAAATAGGTTTCCGATAAGAGGCCCTGTCTCCGTATATGACAACATCAGGGGCAGGGAGGTTAACGTACATAAGACCATGAACTGGAGTCATCAAGATGCCGACGGACAAAGCCAGCCCGGATGCAGAAAAGTAAGAAGAAACATAATACGATGACCACCTGGGTCAAGGTGGGTTCGAAAGACATGAAAACTTCATAAGATGTGATGAGCCCTTCTCGTCTCCGGGGATGACATTCggaaaacagaaaaacaaagTAATGAGACAATATGGAAGAAAACGCCAGAGGCACGCCTAGCCCTAActggtttttgttttttcaaAGAGCCGTCTGCCCAAATGCTTCGTGACAGAAATAATAAAAACGCTGTAGTATCAAAATTGCATCAAATCCGAATAAGAAAACAAAGCTCATATCCTGCA is from Aspergillus chevalieri M1 DNA, chromosome 8, nearly complete sequence and encodes:
- the NOT4 gene encoding CCR4-NOT core ubiquitin-protein ligase subunit MOT2 (BUSCO:EOG09260P5R;~COG:K;~EggNog:ENOG410PFB8;~InterPro:IPR035979,IPR001841,IPR003954,IPR012677, IPR034261,IPR039780,IPR039515,IPR013083;~PFAM:PF14570;~go_component: GO:0030014 - CCR4-NOT complex [Evidence IEA];~go_function: GO:0003676 - nucleic acid binding [Evidence IEA];~go_function: GO:0004842 - ubiquitin-protein transferase activity [Evidence IEA]); protein product: MSSRLQIDSVIDDDDEFCPLCIEEFDLSDKNFKPCPCGYQICQFCYNNIKTHSEEGRCPNCRRPYDDSTIQYKVPDADEFKADLALKHRKAAAAKKKEVEKREIEASSRKNLAGVRVVQKNLVYVIGLNPTIRDENQLLQTLRGPEYFGQYGEIEKIVVSKAKPGGNPNQGIGVYVTYSTKSDAATCIAAVDGSANGDRVLRAQYGTTKYCSSFLRNEQCNNRNCTFLHETGEDSDSYTRQDLSSMNTISTQRSGHPNGPPNGPGNGIPPHVARSSAQPISQALRRQPSKDDAASRPPDGPALPSSASWANKDAPINRARRGSLTGSQSSQSPRPGVATVATATEEAKRTEKQPPATQERRQTSSPADARSSPSASSRKEKPEKPPADPEAPLLENLLNAVNSPGFKFVFSTAGLSAEDMALIEKHASFIDPYGGVKRRAMREKAEQERAKREQELLLSAAVEEEGRESGSLQLGGEPDDALPARGRETRESHGAIQPPSQQGTTTNSAVGSPISATNNQFQNLNLQGRSLTPLQQQQLMLLKSANNQQAGLVDPLQSAAFDQAAQARNSLLQNQLAQYNALQAQNRQSRFSFANEANAKNLPNIRMLNQQASLMQSGTPNPLAAPTPQHGLANNYYTSGVQGPPPGLKTAGTPPISGGGMFAQGHGFTNANLANLGKQDANPELMRELLRGRSGTNTGGLQSQEAAKLDEEFPPLGAQPKDKRPVDSFGFLSRAQHLSDSHGSIRTGTPTLPPGLPLPQSHLASSLLQSPLNPSSPATSVPPGLSHPFSRVGTPSQSQEIISRRQSPEPKETPDAAPSSSRVKNASQISLGSPVSKSASKSRTQSKSELTAIGDKKETPTTTKPKPMKLDLPDTTAPPPESSPFKVEPSVQSAHGQAPSSALGSRPNTPMTGVSRLSDSSAPRQHRVLRVVDTPKTETPPPVSANQSVSSNQATAKARSRIPSISSNSRPETPGDGGSEVDQYTSASVSRANSPPASSRIGSAPVRSMTKSQAKKERRQKAKEAEAKKIETASVLAEEPVIAPIIGRKRKTKKAPASTNARPSSAAAESTAEPAKSNEAAVKSVDEKAQKEKAQDKQPKESKPSPTEEKAPVSDAKPAEETWRSNNTVEQMLKDAEASENSVKELFSERTHPLQMLLSQLHRSGTLDLNNHPLFNPANLSQRFDMKCLAEDYETLKHPIELTDEDRKTLLRGEPVRINADSNMLKDRCLISPRGCVLHHLSPEEEERYLALEKSIAWTVDSFQEYPAAPITEPDTTNRGGGLDALFATPENFNLCWVDDAAAGLTSGSPTASFSGTENIAPGNPPNVLSAMEADSTRTHNWAIANTAELVNATAASVRSFAAATAKHMLGAAGVVMGHIPDLDDVVGMTDEELRSFAIKSQKELETSRKELDSIDKKLNALVKRNKKLAQQALATAVEG